A DNA window from Danio aesculapii chromosome 14, fDanAes4.1, whole genome shotgun sequence contains the following coding sequences:
- the nanos1 gene encoding nanos homolog 1, giving the protein MLLLRRTYPRNALDLSALPNLTEYTYIVFVKLSEADMDFLNHNYLSARASYDYTFNFWNDYLGLSTLVTKNSKHSVPQNPNSITESLKATLGLDDSPPCPCVMGEGDSGGHLDSCCCPPPASISILDLKERFSILSPFQNQNQGSLLSSSQEREIGIGGGFAGFDLFGVERKMRKPAARNKQEPKICVFCRNNGAPEEVYGSHVLKTPDGRVVCPILRAYTCPLCSANGDNAHTIKYCPLSKDQPAQRVLKGGRAVGGKRVKIF; this is encoded by the coding sequence ATGCTGCTCCTCAGACGCACATACCCAAGAAACGCACTGGACTTGAGCGCACTTCCAAACCTGACGGAATATACATACATCGTGTTTGTTAAGCTGAGCGAAGCAGACATGGATTTTCTGAACCACAACTACTTGAGCGCGCGCGCCTCCTACGACTACACCTTTAATTTCTGGAATGACTATCTCGGCCTGTCCACGCTGGTGACCAAGAACAGCAAGCACAGCGTCCCGCAGAATCCCAACTCCATCACGGAGTCGCTGAAAGCCACCCTGGGCTTGGACGACAGCCCTCCGTGCCCGTGCGTAATGGGCGAAGGCGACAGCGGAGGACACCTGGATTCCTGCTGCTGCCCCCCGCCCGCCTCCATCTCCATCCTGGACCTGAAGGAGCGCTTCTCCATCCTGAGCCCcttccagaaccagaaccaaggTTCGCTGCTGTCCTCCTCCCAAGAGAGGGAGATTGGCATCGGAGGGGGGTTTGCAGGATTTGACCTGTTCGGGGTGGAGAGGAAGATGAGGAAACCGGCCGCGCGCAATAAGCAGGAGCCCAAGATCTGCGTCTTCTGTCGGAATAACGGCGCCCCGGAGGAGGTGTACGGCTCGCACGTGCTGAAAACCCCGGACGGGAGGGTGGTGTGCCCGATCCTGCGGGCGTACACATGCCCCCTGTGCAGTGCCAACGGGGACAACGCGCACACAATAAAATACTGCCCTCTCTCCAAAGACCAGCCTGCCCAGAGAGTGCTGAAGGGAGGCAGAGCTGTGGGCGGTAAGCGAGTGAAAATCttctaa